From a single Nostoc sp. MS1 genomic region:
- a CDS encoding IS630 family transposase (programmed frameshift), producing the protein MGSRLRVFLTPKQDKILFNLRTADVPQKVKDRAEVIRLSAHGWYVEKIADHFDWTAQTVREVLHRWEKQGLEGLWEKAGRGGKSRWAEADMAFLEKCLEQEPRTYNSVQLAQKLEQERSVKLSPDWLRQVLKKGVIWKRTRKSHKGKQDKVLQQIKQADLEMLELSAAAGEIDLKYMDESGFCAWSEPSYSYYFRGQQKRLEQSKRRGRRLSIIGFLQPLISFVYGLVIGGVSRKSYIQMMELEALEAQKAGRIRVIVQDNGPIHRCKEVQQLWTKWEEMGLYIFFLPKYCSEMNPIELEWQHLKKNELASQSFEDELDLAYAVIDGVQNRGEKGNYSTQRVKFNSYSSA; encoded by the exons ATGGGCAGCCGTTTAAGGGTATTTCTGACTCCTAAGCAAGATAAAATTTTGTTCAACCTGAGAACGGCAGATGTACCCCAGAAAGTGAAAGACCGAGCCGAAGTGATCAGATTAAGCGCACATGGTTGGTACGTAGAGAAGATAGCAGATCACTTTGACTGGACTGCCCAAACAGTAAGAGAAGTTTTGCATAGATGGGAAAAACAAGGTCTAGAAGGACTGTGGGAGAAAGCAGGGCGGGGAGGAAAATCAAGGTGGGCAGAAGCTGACATGGCGTTCTTAGAAAAATGCTTGGAGCAAGAACCACGTACATATAATAGTGTTCAATTAGCCCAAAAATTAGAGCAAGAACGCTCCGTGAAATTGAGTCCTGACTGGTTAAGGCAGGTACTC AAAAAGGGGGTCATTTGGAAGCGAACTAGAAAAAGCCACAAAGGAAAGCAAGACAAAGTATTGCAGCAAATCAAACAGGCAGACTTAGAGATGTTGGAATTATCTGCTGCTGCTGGAGAAATCGATTTAAAGTATATGGATGAATCAGGGTTTTGTGCCTGGAGTGAACCCAGTTACAGTTACTACTTCCGAGGTCAGCAAAAACGCCTGGAGCAGAGTAAGCGTCGGGGTCGAAGGTTAAGTATTATTGGGTTTCTTCAACCCCTAATTAGTTTTGTGTACGGTCTAGTGATTGGTGGCGTTTCACGCAAATCCTATATTCAAATGATGGAGCTTGAAGCACTTGAAGCCCAAAAAGCAGGTCGTATCAGAGTCATCGTTCAGGACAACGGCCCGATACATCGGTGCAAAGAAGTTCAGCAATTATGGACAAAGTGGGAAGAGATGGGTTTGTACATCTTCTTTTTACCTAAATATTGCTCAGAGATGAATCCAATTGAATTGGAGTGGCAACACCTGAAAAAAAATGAACTAGCTTCTCAAAGTTTTGAGGATGAATTAGACCTTGCCTATGCTGTCATTGATGGAGTTCAAAATAGAGGAGAAAAGGGAAACTACAGTACGCAACGTGTAAAATTTAACTCTTATTCTTCTGCTTAA
- a CDS encoding PHP domain-containing protein: protein MVINFARTSASTELLKQVFQTIDAQSCPKLFNFHMHTVYSDGRLQPNILLEQAIAIGLQGFAITDHHTIGGYEAAQAWLENWQWNNPGVATPYLWSGVEINANLLNVEVHILAYAFQTGHSSMKPYLQRKPTTDKEYQAGNVIDAIHAAGGIAVLAHPARYRRSHFDLIPAAVEYGINGVETFYAYNNPNPWKPSVIESEQIQNLAQEYGLYNTCGTDTHGLSLLQRL from the coding sequence ATGGTTATCAATTTTGCCCGGACATCTGCTTCCACAGAATTATTAAAGCAAGTATTTCAGACAATTGATGCTCAAAGTTGTCCGAAATTATTTAACTTTCATATGCATACAGTTTATTCGGATGGTAGATTACAGCCTAATATATTGTTAGAGCAAGCGATCGCCATCGGATTACAAGGTTTTGCTATCACCGATCACCATACCATAGGCGGATATGAAGCCGCACAAGCTTGGTTAGAGAATTGGCAATGGAACAATCCTGGGGTAGCAACTCCTTACCTATGGAGTGGCGTAGAAATTAATGCCAACCTATTGAATGTAGAAGTGCATATTTTAGCTTATGCCTTCCAAACCGGACATTCTAGCATGAAGCCTTATCTGCAAAGAAAGCCGACTACAGATAAAGAATATCAAGCAGGTAATGTAATAGACGCTATTCATGCAGCCGGAGGAATAGCAGTATTAGCGCACCCTGCACGTTATCGGCGATCGCACTTTGACCTAATTCCGGCTGCTGTAGAATACGGGATTAATGGTGTAGAAACATTTTACGCCTACAACAACCCCAACCCTTGGAAGCCAAGCGTCATTGAATCAGAACAAATACAAAACCTAGCCCAAGAGTACGGACTTTACAATACTTGTGGTACTGATACCCACGGTTTAAGCCTACTCCAACGCTTGTAA
- a CDS encoding ATP-binding protein produces the protein MFATHRVEDANELSLQLDSTLQELPGWDVKLETHLPGNKLNSLFENESLLPGIILTDKQHFVGMISRQKFFEFMSRPYSFGLFSMRPIQSLYNFIHPKEFIYPANMPITEATQAALQRSPQCVYEPILVKSASGEYKVVDFHQLLLANSQIHALTLTKLQQVEQQSQIAKAGFRDLQNNYTRLLQNEKMAALGQLVAGIAHEINNPINFIAGNLVHTIDYSQQLLDLINLYQKNYPHPVAEIEDAIAQSELDFITSDLPTILNSMQSGCDRIGQIVRSLRNFSRLDESERKLVDIHEGIDSTLLILHSRLKNQKNYHNISVIKEYGNLPLVDCYAGLLNQVFMNLLSNAIDALEESTLQNQTTTKPQIIIRTEITNDRQVLVSIADNGIGIPEEVQERLFDPFFTTKPVGKGTGLGLSICYQIVTEKHGGQINCLSILGQGSEFIIKIPIQ, from the coding sequence ATGTTCGCTACCCACAGAGTAGAAGATGCTAATGAGTTGAGCCTGCAATTAGATTCTACGTTACAAGAATTACCTGGATGGGATGTGAAGCTAGAAACTCATCTTCCAGGTAATAAATTGAATAGTCTTTTTGAGAATGAATCTTTATTGCCAGGAATTATTTTGACTGATAAACAGCATTTTGTGGGGATGATTTCGCGGCAGAAATTTTTTGAATTTATGAGTCGCCCTTATAGTTTTGGTTTGTTTTCTATGCGACCAATTCAAAGCCTGTATAATTTTATTCACCCAAAAGAGTTCATATATCCTGCAAATATGCCGATTACAGAAGCAACTCAGGCAGCATTGCAGCGATCGCCTCAATGTGTGTATGAACCAATTTTAGTCAAAAGTGCATCAGGAGAGTATAAAGTAGTAGATTTTCATCAGTTACTTTTGGCTAACTCCCAAATCCATGCTCTGACATTAACAAAACTACAACAAGTAGAACAACAATCGCAAATAGCTAAAGCAGGATTTCGTGACTTGCAAAATAACTATACCCGACTGTTGCAAAATGAAAAAATGGCAGCTTTAGGCCAGTTAGTTGCTGGTATTGCTCATGAAATTAACAATCCCATCAACTTTATTGCTGGTAATCTCGTTCATACCATCGACTATAGCCAACAATTACTAGACTTGATTAATCTGTATCAAAAGAACTATCCGCATCCAGTAGCAGAGATTGAAGATGCGATCGCCCAAAGTGAATTAGACTTTATTACCAGTGATTTACCTACAATACTCAATTCTATGCAGAGCGGTTGCGATCGTATCGGACAAATTGTTCGCTCCTTACGTAATTTCTCTCGTCTAGATGAATCTGAGAGAAAACTCGTTGATATTCATGAAGGTATTGATAGCACTCTGTTAATTTTACACAGTCGGCTTAAAAACCAAAAAAATTATCACAATATTAGCGTTATTAAAGAATACGGCAATCTACCTTTAGTTGATTGCTATGCTGGTTTGCTTAATCAAGTATTTATGAATCTTCTTAGTAATGCTATTGATGCTTTAGAAGAGTCAACACTACAGAATCAAACAACAACAAAACCTCAAATTATTATTCGGACAGAAATTACAAATGATCGGCAAGTACTCGTTAGTATTGCTGATAATGGAATAGGCATTCCAGAAGAAGTACAAGAGCGCTTGTTTGATCCATTCTTTACCACAAAACCTGTAGGTAAAGGTACTGGCTTAGGTTTATCTATCTGCTATCAGATTGTTACGGAAAAACATGGAGGTCAAATTAATTGTCTCTCTATTTTGGGGCAAGGGTCTGAGTTCATTATCAAAATTCCTATTCAGTAA
- a CDS encoding DUF5895 domain-containing protein: protein MKASAKFDFEDEKFNAPPSQVIPWCQMINPRYGTDGMQHHGLAIKLDNAQAVGFQPDENWQQVEHEFSSGIETVFITSTPRIVIVRRGPLSVKDRETGIKLGTLKENYDAFLADKLKFKTFTRYLIFLAGENKKFLHESPLQLTLNGAAGASFSKTYCEFQQGKVTGGFVAELERAYALYRKQPITPKGPLFHAHGIFCPIIECEERGIEPNTVLVASTVDYEHPTVGNLTRYLIASDAPESAIICRAFEDYKDFGKEPVRTETPKMAMAGVSSSYIYPDEDEFGYPPY, encoded by the coding sequence ATGAAAGCATCTGCTAAGTTCGACTTTGAGGACGAGAAATTTAATGCACCCCCTTCTCAAGTCATCCCTTGGTGTCAGATGATTAATCCTCGGTATGGCACAGATGGTATGCAACACCACGGTTTAGCAATTAAGTTAGATAATGCTCAAGCTGTTGGTTTCCAGCCTGATGAAAATTGGCAACAGGTAGAGCATGAGTTTAGCTCTGGTATAGAAACAGTATTTATTACCAGTACGCCTCGAATAGTGATAGTGCGGCGGGGGCCTTTGTCTGTTAAGGACAGGGAAACAGGTATTAAATTAGGAACGCTGAAAGAAAATTATGATGCGTTTCTAGCAGACAAACTCAAATTTAAAACCTTTACACGTTACTTAATTTTTTTAGCAGGCGAAAATAAAAAATTTTTACATGAATCGCCATTACAATTAACCCTCAATGGTGCAGCAGGAGCTAGTTTTAGCAAAACTTATTGTGAGTTTCAACAAGGCAAAGTAACAGGTGGATTTGTAGCGGAACTCGAAAGAGCTTATGCTTTATACCGCAAGCAACCAATAACGCCAAAAGGCCCCTTATTTCATGCTCATGGTATCTTTTGTCCCATTATTGAATGTGAAGAAAGAGGGATTGAACCAAATACAGTTTTAGTCGCCTCAACTGTAGATTATGAACATCCTACAGTGGGGAATTTGACAAGATATTTAATCGCTTCTGATGCACCAGAATCAGCAATTATTTGTAGAGCTTTTGAAGATTACAAAGATTTTGGTAAGGAACCTGTAAGAACAGAAACACCAAAAATGGCAATGGCTGGAGTTTCTAGTTCTTATATTTATCCTGATGAAGATGAGTTTGGTTATCCGCCCTATTAA
- a CDS encoding GAF domain-containing sensor histidine kinase, giving the protein MLMSASPDFVALCREQIALLTQGLGASLSVVYLTQELVDSPAGEAKLIPVVVYPETAVILPGDEIAEVTTRKQLQVGNLLLLPQQVKNSLTVGTDQETPEAKQSSYRDEYLLDEHQIVLPLIHEGVMMGLLVTNRDDRPWNEQEQSQVQKVGQTLAIACILDQRRAWLQHQLHQQQILQEQQQDLLDNLLHQFRNPLTALRTFGKLLLKRLRPGDPNRDVGENIVRESDRLKELLQKFEQVVDWTEVDLATLSLPENEPVVEATVHKETKPVLLLPGTGEQVTDCYVADLLTPLLVSAKAIAQERQIKLKADIPPNLPLVKANIKALQEVLSNIIDNALKYTPQGGRIYIQAGQEKPNFQGIAISDNGPGIPPEDLAHLGERHYRGVQAQTEIPGTGLGLAIAKQLIEQMQGKIEIFSPAINSKSNATNSPGTTFIIWLPISS; this is encoded by the coding sequence ATGTTAATGTCTGCCAGTCCAGATTTTGTGGCTCTATGTCGAGAGCAAATAGCATTACTTACCCAAGGGCTAGGTGCTTCCTTAAGTGTAGTTTATTTAACGCAAGAATTGGTAGACTCGCCAGCAGGAGAGGCGAAACTAATTCCTGTGGTGGTTTACCCAGAAACAGCAGTTATACTACCAGGAGACGAGATTGCGGAAGTAACTACACGTAAACAATTACAGGTAGGAAACTTGCTGTTGTTACCTCAACAAGTGAAAAATTCATTAACAGTAGGGACAGACCAAGAAACACCAGAGGCGAAACAATCATCTTATAGGGACGAATACTTGCTTGATGAACACCAAATAGTCTTACCTTTAATACATGAGGGTGTAATGATGGGACTATTGGTAACAAACCGAGACGATCGCCCTTGGAATGAACAAGAACAAAGTCAAGTACAGAAGGTAGGGCAAACATTAGCGATCGCTTGTATTTTGGATCAGCGTCGAGCATGGTTGCAACATCAACTGCATCAACAACAAATTTTGCAAGAACAACAGCAAGATTTACTAGACAATCTCTTACATCAGTTTCGTAACCCATTAACAGCCTTACGGACTTTTGGAAAGCTACTATTAAAACGGTTACGCCCAGGCGATCCTAATCGGGATGTAGGAGAAAATATTGTTAGGGAAAGCGATCGCCTCAAAGAATTACTACAAAAATTTGAACAAGTTGTTGATTGGACAGAAGTAGATTTAGCTACACTTTCATTACCAGAAAATGAACCAGTTGTAGAAGCAACAGTCCACAAAGAAACCAAACCAGTATTATTATTACCCGGAACAGGTGAGCAAGTTACTGATTGTTATGTGGCTGATTTGCTCACACCGTTACTAGTTTCAGCAAAAGCGATCGCTCAAGAAAGACAAATTAAATTAAAAGCCGATATTCCACCAAATTTACCGCTAGTAAAAGCTAATATCAAAGCCTTGCAAGAGGTGTTAAGCAATATTATTGATAATGCTTTAAAGTACACTCCGCAAGGCGGCAGAATTTATATTCAAGCTGGACAAGAAAAACCCAACTTTCAAGGAATTGCTATTAGTGATAATGGCCCTGGTATTCCTCCAGAAGATTTAGCCCATCTAGGCGAAAGACATTACCGAGGCGTACAAGCCCAAACAGAAATTCCCGGTACAGGTTTAGGGTTAGCCATAGCTAAACAACTAATTGAACAAATGCAAGGCAAAATAGAAATTTTCAGCCCAGCAATTAATTCTAAATCAAATGCAACCAATTCACCAGGAACAACATTTATTATTTGGTTGCCGATTAGTTCTTAG
- a CDS encoding DUF3155 domain-containing protein, translating to MARRRKRKSRRRQEGRRILEHVPQYSIESGEEKPVTAARKFIQAEGILPPALLLVKRNEHTTDRYFWAEKGLFGAQYVEENHFLFPSLRVLESPAGAEPVAVGSR from the coding sequence TTGGCAAGGAGACGTAAAAGAAAGAGTCGTCGTCGCCAAGAAGGACGGCGTATTTTAGAACATGTGCCTCAATATAGCATCGAAAGCGGCGAAGAAAAACCCGTGACAGCAGCCAGAAAATTTATTCAAGCTGAAGGTATCTTGCCACCAGCGTTGCTACTCGTAAAGCGAAACGAACACACTACAGACCGTTATTTTTGGGCAGAGAAAGGGCTGTTTGGCGCTCAATACGTCGAAGAAAATCATTTCTTATTTCCTAGCCTACGGGTGTTAGAGTCTCCCGCAGGTGCAGAACCAGTGGCAGTAGGAAGTCGCTGA
- a CDS encoding cofactor assembly of complex C subunit B yields the protein MDTAVLPSTFVLTLLLAVGLFFFIRASTKDRTETTQLISEQEEAVFMPQLQEYFRSRSYRVAEVDHAKNQVIFEGFVKPSIFLAAFLTLLASAGLVCLSLVFALLFPRFGNIFFVLVVFAPLSGFFYWQKAGRLEKVLLRLEPQTNQQQAFSKITVVAHRDELIELQKVLPLKTAE from the coding sequence ATGGATACTGCTGTTCTGCCATCAACGTTTGTACTCACCTTGTTGCTTGCAGTTGGGTTGTTTTTCTTTATTCGAGCATCGACTAAAGATCGTACAGAAACAACACAACTTATATCCGAGCAAGAAGAAGCTGTTTTTATGCCTCAATTACAAGAGTATTTTCGTTCTCGTTCCTACCGAGTGGCAGAGGTAGACCATGCAAAAAACCAAGTGATTTTTGAAGGGTTCGTTAAACCCAGCATATTTCTAGCTGCATTTCTCACGCTGTTAGCATCTGCTGGCTTGGTTTGTTTGTCTTTGGTTTTTGCTCTGTTGTTCCCTAGATTCGGTAATATTTTTTTTGTATTAGTAGTATTTGCGCCCTTAAGTGGCTTTTTTTATTGGCAGAAGGCTGGCAGACTCGAAAAAGTCTTGCTGAGGCTAGAACCCCAAACTAATCAGCAACAAGCTTTTAGTAAGATCACTGTGGTTGCTCACAGGGATGAACTAATCGAGTTACAAAAAGTATTACCTTTGAAGACTGCTGAATAG
- a CDS encoding PadR family transcriptional regulator — protein MKLEDIYKFFENPPPTYLCQEVAICYILYVLLQGESYGTELIQQIETEHPTYRLSDTVLYSAIKFLEDNKAITGYWKKLEGRGRPRRMYQVSPEWQQQAQELARLWQNYIHGRTN, from the coding sequence ATGAAACTTGAGGATATATATAAATTTTTTGAAAATCCTCCGCCAACTTACCTTTGTCAGGAAGTAGCTATTTGCTACATTCTGTATGTTTTACTCCAAGGTGAATCTTACGGAACTGAGTTAATTCAGCAAATAGAAACTGAACACCCAACCTATAGACTTTCAGATACTGTGCTTTATAGCGCCATCAAATTTCTGGAAGACAATAAAGCTATTACCGGGTATTGGAAGAAGTTAGAAGGCCGAGGTCGTCCCAGGCGAATGTATCAAGTTTCTCCAGAATGGCAACAGCAAGCCCAAGAATTAGCTCGGCTTTGGCAAAATTATATTCACGGGAGGACAAATTAA
- a CDS encoding DUF3611 family protein, with product MSQNRDAPSSSSTLRTIGQTFRLTGWISFWIQLVLGVISGIIVLLFGIFSQRSGSPNNNPGTGFGVFLAVCGLLVLGGGIYLAYRYTRIGGQLLSSNPSNRPRKAETVQVLRLGLWINLGGTVLTLLGAQAIVGTLVARSISPQAVTTQLFDPTRIISGLDMLVVQANINTVSAHFCGLVGSLWLLNRINKS from the coding sequence ATGTCACAGAACCGCGACGCTCCATCGTCCTCCTCTACTCTCCGCACAATTGGTCAGACTTTTCGCCTCACTGGTTGGATTAGCTTTTGGATTCAGTTAGTCTTAGGTGTAATTTCTGGCATTATCGTTTTACTGTTTGGTATCTTTAGTCAAAGATCAGGTAGCCCAAATAACAATCCTGGGACTGGGTTTGGAGTATTCTTGGCAGTCTGTGGGTTGTTGGTCTTGGGTGGGGGTATTTATTTAGCCTATCGTTACACTAGAATTGGTGGTCAATTATTGTCCTCTAACCCAAGTAACCGCCCTCGAAAAGCTGAGACGGTGCAAGTATTACGCTTGGGACTGTGGATTAATTTAGGGGGAACAGTATTAACATTGTTGGGAGCGCAGGCGATCGTTGGTACATTGGTTGCTAGGTCAATATCTCCCCAAGCTGTAACAACTCAATTATTTGACCCTACACGCATTATTAGCGGTTTAGATATGTTGGTAGTGCAAGCAAACATCAACACAGTCTCAGCTCATTTTTGTGGGTTAGTTGGGTCGCTGTGGCTGTTAAATCGCATCAATAAATCTTAA
- the serS gene encoding serine--tRNA ligase yields MLDIKQIRENPQLVQERLNSRNGTYDIQPILQLDKQQRELEATRSQLQARSNEIGKTVGQKIKSGINPQDPEIQSLRDEGNAVKAQLSELEPREKELKAEIEQLILAIPNLPSEYTPVGKSENENVEVRRWGDEYIPQHPNILPHWEIGEKLGILNVERAVKVAQSRFVNLIGAGAALERALIQFMLTMQTQAGYVEVSPPLLVNSASLTATGQLPKFAEESFRCADDDLWLIPTAEVPVTNLYRGEILATEDLPIYHCAYTPCFRREAGSYGRDMRGLIRLHQFNKVELVKFVHPSTSFDELEKLVANAEAILQALKLPYRVINLCSGDLGFSSTKTYDLEVWLPSSGKYREISSCSNFVDFQARRADIRFKEAGKKGTQFVHTLNGSGLAVGRTMAAILENYQQPDGTVLIPEVLQAFLGRKVL; encoded by the coding sequence GTGCTGGATATTAAGCAAATACGGGAAAATCCGCAATTAGTTCAAGAACGGTTGAATAGTCGCAATGGTACGTATGACATTCAGCCAATATTGCAATTGGATAAGCAACAACGGGAATTGGAAGCGACTCGCAGTCAACTCCAAGCCCGGAGTAATGAAATTGGTAAAACAGTCGGGCAGAAGATTAAATCTGGAATAAATCCTCAAGACCCGGAAATTCAATCTCTACGGGATGAGGGTAATGCTGTTAAAGCCCAATTAAGTGAACTGGAGCCGAGGGAAAAAGAACTTAAGGCGGAAATTGAGCAACTTATACTCGCAATTCCTAATTTACCTAGTGAATACACACCTGTAGGTAAAAGTGAAAATGAGAATGTCGAGGTAAGGCGTTGGGGTGATGAGTACATACCTCAACATCCGAACATTCTCCCGCATTGGGAAATCGGCGAAAAGTTGGGTATTCTCAACGTAGAACGAGCTGTGAAAGTTGCTCAAAGTCGCTTTGTGAATTTGATAGGCGCTGGTGCGGCTTTAGAGCGGGCATTGATTCAGTTTATGCTGACTATGCAAACTCAAGCTGGGTATGTAGAAGTTAGTCCGCCACTGTTGGTTAATAGTGCATCTTTAACGGCAACTGGTCAGTTACCCAAGTTTGCGGAAGAAAGTTTTAGATGTGCTGATGATGATTTGTGGTTAATTCCCACAGCAGAAGTACCCGTGACGAACCTGTACCGGGGTGAAATTCTCGCGACTGAAGATTTACCTATTTACCACTGTGCTTACACTCCCTGTTTTCGCCGGGAAGCTGGTAGTTATGGGCGAGATATGCGGGGATTAATTCGTCTGCATCAATTCAATAAAGTGGAGTTGGTGAAATTCGTCCATCCCAGCACTTCCTTTGATGAGTTAGAAAAATTGGTGGCGAATGCAGAAGCAATATTACAGGCTTTAAAGTTGCCTTATCGAGTCATCAATTTATGTAGTGGTGATTTAGGTTTTTCATCGACGAAAACCTATGATTTAGAGGTATGGCTACCGTCTTCTGGTAAATACAGGGAGATTTCTAGCTGTTCCAATTTTGTAGACTTCCAAGCACGACGGGCTGATATTCGGTTTAAAGAAGCTGGAAAGAAAGGAACTCAGTTTGTGCATACCCTTAACGGTTCTGGCTTGGCCGTGGGGCGGACAATGGCAGCTATCTTGGAAAATTATCAGCAGCCTGATGGGACAGTGTTGATACCGGAAGTTTTACAAGCTTTCTTAGGAAGGAAGGTTTTGTAA
- a CDS encoding type II toxin-antitoxin system VapC family toxin: MSEVIVLDTHIWFWLINQEFSRFPTQWRDAIETVEQVGVSVISCYEIALAQQRGRLKLPCAANQWFQDALQPADITLFSLSPEIVCRAVDLSPIHKDPFDRLIIATTLEYQAKLASIDGVFPQYPELDTHLMK, from the coding sequence ATGTCTGAAGTAATAGTTTTAGATACTCACATTTGGTTCTGGTTGATTAATCAAGAATTTTCAAGATTTCCGACTCAGTGGAGAGATGCTATCGAAACGGTTGAACAAGTAGGAGTTTCGGTAATTTCTTGTTATGAAATTGCACTAGCACAACAACGAGGCAGGCTAAAGTTACCTTGTGCTGCTAACCAGTGGTTTCAGGACGCTTTGCAGCCAGCAGATATTACATTATTTTCCTTAAGTCCCGAAATTGTCTGCCGTGCTGTAGATTTATCTCCTATTCACAAAGATCCGTTTGACCGCCTGATTATTGCTACTACTTTGGAATATCAAGCAAAGTTAGCCAGTATTGATGGTGTGTTCCCACAGTATCCTGAACTTGATACTCATTTGATGAAGTAG
- the rseP gene encoding RIP metalloprotease RseP: MSVLAAIAVLAVLILVHELGHFVAARSQGIYANRFSLGFGPVLWKYQGAETEYAIRAFPLGGFVGFPDDDPDSEIPPNDPNLLRNRPILDRAIVISAGVIANLIFAYMLLVAQVGLIGIGQASQPGVLIQQLAPEVSAVATDAGLKPGDVILAANQKQFGTSLQEIDALRDIIKNSPGKSIQLQVARGDEKLSVNVTPEAKPAGGSIGIGLAPNGKVERRPVGITQAFSVGATEFQRIVVMTFKGFGQLITNFGETASQVAGPIKIVEIGANIAQNDTGSLFFFAALISINLAVINILPLPALDGGQLAFLLIEGLRGKPLPNRIQESVMQTGLVLLLGLGIFLIVKETTQLTTQLEWVQKLFQ; encoded by the coding sequence ATGTCAGTTTTAGCAGCGATCGCAGTCTTAGCGGTATTAATCTTGGTACACGAGTTGGGACATTTTGTCGCCGCACGTTCTCAAGGTATTTATGCCAATCGTTTTTCTCTTGGATTTGGGCCTGTTTTGTGGAAGTATCAAGGTGCGGAAACTGAGTATGCTATTCGGGCTTTTCCTTTAGGTGGTTTCGTCGGTTTTCCTGATGATGACCCCGATAGCGAAATTCCCCCCAATGACCCGAATTTGCTGCGTAACCGTCCCATTTTAGACCGGGCGATCGTTATCAGTGCGGGTGTCATCGCTAATTTAATTTTTGCTTATATGCTACTGGTAGCCCAAGTAGGCTTGATCGGTATCGGTCAAGCCAGCCAGCCAGGGGTGTTAATTCAGCAATTAGCGCCAGAGGTGAGTGCCGTTGCTACCGATGCTGGACTTAAACCAGGAGATGTAATTCTTGCAGCTAATCAAAAGCAGTTTGGTACTTCCCTGCAAGAGATAGACGCATTAAGAGACATCATTAAAAATAGCCCAGGTAAATCGATTCAACTGCAAGTTGCCCGTGGAGATGAAAAGCTATCGGTTAATGTTACTCCTGAAGCGAAACCAGCCGGTGGTAGCATTGGCATTGGGCTTGCGCCTAACGGCAAAGTAGAACGCCGTCCTGTGGGTATCACTCAAGCTTTTAGCGTTGGTGCTACTGAGTTTCAGCGCATTGTCGTCATGACATTTAAAGGCTTTGGGCAGCTAATCACTAATTTTGGCGAAACAGCCTCTCAAGTAGCTGGCCCCATCAAGATAGTCGAAATTGGCGCTAACATTGCCCAAAATGATACAGGTAGCTTGTTCTTCTTTGCAGCCTTGATTAGTATCAACTTGGCAGTCATCAATATTCTGCCTCTCCCAGCTTTGGATGGTGGACAACTAGCCTTTTTACTCATTGAAGGTTTACGTGGTAAGCCCTTACCTAACCGTATTCAAGAAAGCGTTATGCAGACTGGTCTGGTGCTACTGTTGGGTTTGGGTATTTTCCTCATCGTTAAAGAAACCACCCAGTTAACTACCCAATTAGAATGGGTGCAAAAATTGTTCCAGTGA
- the nth gene encoding endonuclease III, with product MGAKIVPVITTKRKSLSKKQRALEILSRLKRLYPDATCSLNYTTPVQLLVATILSAQCTDERVNLVTPTLFSCFPDAPSLANADITELENLVRSTGFYRNKAKNIQAACRMIVNEYNSEVPNTMEQLLKLPGVARKTANVVLAHAYGINAGVTVDTHVKRLSQRLGLTKYPDPIHIEQDLIKLLPQPDWENWSIRLIYHGRAVCKARSPMCEACELVDLCPYKTKTIIVG from the coding sequence ATGGGTGCAAAAATTGTTCCAGTGATTACGACTAAACGCAAATCTTTATCTAAGAAGCAACGGGCGTTAGAAATTCTCTCGCGCCTGAAGCGTCTTTATCCTGATGCAACTTGCTCATTAAACTACACCACACCAGTACAGTTGTTAGTGGCTACTATTCTCTCTGCTCAGTGTACAGATGAGCGAGTGAATTTAGTTACACCTACTTTATTTAGTTGCTTTCCTGATGCGCCTAGTTTAGCGAATGCTGACATAACTGAGTTAGAAAACCTGGTACGTTCTACAGGGTTTTATCGCAATAAGGCAAAGAATATTCAAGCCGCCTGTCGCATGATTGTGAATGAGTATAACTCTGAGGTTCCTAATACAATGGAACAGTTGCTAAAACTGCCAGGGGTGGCGAGGAAAACGGCAAATGTGGTTTTAGCCCATGCTTATGGTATTAATGCTGGGGTAACTGTTGATACTCATGTGAAGCGCCTTAGTCAACGTTTGGGTTTAACTAAGTATCCAGACCCTATCCACATTGAACAGGATTTAATAAAATTATTACCGCAACCTGATTGGGAAAATTGGTCGATTCGGCTAATTTATCACGGTCGCGCTGTGTGTAAAGCCCGTTCTCCTATGTGTGAGGCTTGCGAACTGGTGGATTTATGCCCATATAAGACGAAAACAATTATTGTTGGCTAG